In one window of Carassius auratus strain Wakin chromosome 28, ASM336829v1, whole genome shotgun sequence DNA:
- the LOC113047034 gene encoding myosin-binding protein C, fast-type isoform X2, with amino-acid sequence MPEPKKPGAKGAKVEAPPADKPSEEHVPGEEPQMSQISGLLVEKPQSVTAVKGKNVTFVAKVDSSQMLRKPTMKWLKGKWMDLGSKAGKHLQFKETYDRNTKIYTYEMTIVKVVDGDAGGYRCEVTSKDKCDSCTFEISVEAAEETQQTNILEAFKRSGDAGEDAGELDFSGLLKKRERKQKDEPEIDVDVWEILKNAKPCDYEKIAFEYGITDLRGMLKRLKKMKKVEPKKSDAFLKKLDPAYSVEKGKKIQLSVELADPNAQVKWLKNGQEIKPSAKYIFESVGGIRKLTINKCTLADDAAYECVVGEEKSFTEVFVQEPPVTITKMLDDVHVVVGEKVEFEVEVSDEGANVKWMKDGVELSRDGKYRFKKDGTKHWLIINEATTEDIGTYHVFTSGGESKGELEVEEKELEVLQSIADLTLKAAEQAVFKCEVSDEKVTGKWFKDGVEVIPSNRIKMTHIGRTHKLVIDDVKPEDAGDYTFVPDGYALSISAKLNFLEIKIDYVPRQEPPKIHLDTTGTFVNKNTIIVVAGNKLRFDVDITGDPPPSVCWRKGDTELSEAEGRVRVESRKNLSCFVIEGAERSDEGLYHITVTNPAGEDKADVMVKIVDVPDPPENVKCTGVGEDSASVQWDPPTFDGGVPVKGYLMERKKKGSSRWTKLNFDIYESTTYEAKKMIEGVLYEMRVFAVNGIGMSQPSASSKPFMPTAPTSEPTRLMVDDVTDGTCALKWLPPERIGAGGIDGYIIEYCVEGASEWVQANETPVEKNNYRVRGLPVGEKMLFRVTAVNIAGRSPPAVLAQAVTIREIVERPKIRLPRQLRTKYIKRVGEKVNLVIPFQGKPRPVVTWLKDGEPLDTKLVNIRTSDVDTILFIRQAAREHSGQYILSVRIENMEDKVTLEIQIVDKPGPPIAVTVTDVWGFNAALEWKPPKDNGNCEITGYTIQKADLKTKEWFTVLEHNRRPSCTVSDLVMGNEYTFRVFSENLCGMSDDAGISKNTAVIAKTGLQQKQQPYKEKDMCSSPKFITPLMDRSVIAGYSAAISCAVRGDPKPKIIWMKNKMIIGEDPKYLMQNNQGVLTLNIRKPSLFDGGKYTCKAVNALGEDEVECKLEVRVITEKEEAKK; translated from the exons GGAAAAATGTCACATTTGTGGCTAAGGTGGACTCCTCTCAGATGCTGAGGAAGCCTACCATGAAGTGGCTAAAGGGGAAATGGATGGATCTGGGCAGCAAGGCTGGAAAACACCTCCAATTCAAAGAAACCTATGATAGGAACACTAAG ATATACACCTATGAGATGACCATAGTTAAGGTTGTGGATGGAGATGCAGGAGGTTATCGTTGTGAGGTCACGTCCAAAGACAAGTGTGACAGCTGCACTTTTGAAATCTCCGTCGAAG CCGCTGAAGAGACGCAACAAACAAACATCTTGGAGGCGTTCAAACGATC GGGAGATGCGGGAGAGGATGCAGGTGAACTGGACTTCAGTGGTTTACTCAAGAAAAG AGAGAGGAAGCAGAAGGATGAGCCTGAGATAGATGTGGATGTGTGGGAGATCCTGAAAAATGCCAAGCCATGTGACTATGAGAAGATCGCCTTTGAGTATGGCATCACTGATCTCAGGGGCATGCTCAAAAGACTTAAGAAGATGAAGAAAGTGGAGCCCAAAAAGAGCGATG CTTTCCTAAAGAAGTTGGATCCTGCTTATTCTGTggagaaaggaaagaaaatacaGCTTAGTGTGGAGCTGGCTGACCCCAACGCTCAAGTCAAATGGCTGAAAAATGGACAGGAGATCAAACCTTCAGCCAA ATATATCTTTGAGAGTGTGGGTGGTATCCGTAAGCTCACTATTAACAAGTGCACCCTCGCTGATGATGCCGCGTATGAATGTGTGGTAGGAGAGGAGAAGAGTTTCACTGAGGTCTTTGTCCAAG AACCACCTGTCACCATCACTAAGATGTTGGATGACGTCCATGTGGTGGTTGGGGAGAAGGTGGAGTTTGAGGTTGAAGTGTCTGATGAGGGAGCCAATGTGAAATG GATGAAGGATGGAGTGGAACTGAGCCGAGATGGAAAGTATCGCTTTAAGAAAGATGGGACAAAGCACTGGCTCATCATCAATGAGGCAACCACAGAGGACATTGGGACATACCATGTATTCACTAGTGGAGGGGAGTCCAAGGGAGAACTGGAAGTGGAAG AGAAGGAACTGGAGGTTTTGCAGAGTATAGCTGATCTGACACTGAAGGCAGCAGAACAGGCTGTCTTTAAGTGTGAAGTGTCAGATGAGAAAGTGACTGGCAAGTGGTTTAAAGATGGGGTGGAGGTCATTCCCAGCAACCGCATCAAAATGACACACATTGGCAG GACTCACAAACTGGTGATAGATGATGTGAAGCCTGAAGATGCAGGAGATTACACCTTCGTACCAGATGGTTATGCTCTTTCTATTTCTGCCAAACTCAACTTCTTGG AGATCAAGATTGATTATGTTCCTCGTCAAG AACCACCAAAAATCCACCTGGACACGACTGGCACCTTTGTCAACAAAAACACCATTATCGTCGTTGCAGGAAACAAGCTCCGGTTTGACGTTGACATTACAGGGGATCCCCCTCCCAGTGTGTGCTGGAGAAAAGGAGATACA GAGCTCTCTGAAGCTGAAGGGCGCGTGAGAGTGGAGTCCAGGAAGAACCTGAGCTGCTTTGTGATTGAAGGGGCAGAGAGATCCGATGAGGGCCTCTATCATATCACTGTAACCAACCCAGCAGGAGAGGACAAGGCTGATGTCATGGTTAAGATTGTTG ATGTGCCCGATCCACCTGAGAATGTGAAATGCACTGGAGTGGGTGAGGACAGTGCTTCTGTCCAGTGGGATCCACCCACATTTGATGGGGGAGTTCCAGTGAAAG GCTACCTAAtggagaggaagaagaagggctCGTCCAGATGGACAAAGCTGAACTTTGACATTTATGAGTCCACAACATACGAGGCTAAGAAGATGATTGAGGGTGTGTTATATGAGATGAGGGTATTTGCTGTTAACGGGATTGGCATGTCCCAGCCAAGCGCCAGCTCCAAACCCTTCATGCCCACTG CACCAACTAGTGAACCCACACGCCTGATGGTAGACGATGTTACAGATGGTACCTGTGCTCTAAAATGGCTTCCCCCCGAGAGAATTGGAGCCGGTGGCATCGATGGGTATATCATTGAATATTGCGTTGAGGGAG CCAGTGAGTGGGTGCAGGCCAACGAGACCCCTGTTGAGAAGAATAATTACAGGGTCAGAGGTCTGCCCGTTGGAGAGAAGATGCTGTTCAGGGTGACAGCTGTGAACATCGCTGGTCGTAGTCCTCCGGCTGTGTTGGCGCAAGCTGTTACCATTCGGGAGATTGTTG AGCGACCCAAAATCCGCCTCCCTCGGCAGCTTAGGACTAAGTACATCAAACGAGTGGGTGAGAAGGTCAACCTTGTCATTCCCTTCCAG GGCAAACCGCGTCCGGTAGTGACCTGGCTCAAAGATGGTGAACCTCTAGACACCAAGCTGGTGAATATCCGCACAAGTGATGTGGACACTATCCTGTTCATCAGGCAGGCGGCCAGAGAGCACTCTGGCCAGTACATCCTTTCCGTGCGGATTGAGAACATGGAGGACAAAGTCACTCTCGAGATCCAGATTGTAG ACAAGCCTGGGCCTCCAATTGCTGTCACTGTAACTGATGTTTGGGGCTTCAATGCTGCGTTGGAGTGGAAGCCTCCAAAAGATAATGGCAACTGTGAGATCACTGGCTATACCATCCAAAAGGCTGACTTGAAAACCAAG GAGTGGTTCACGGTTCTTGAACACAATCGCAGACCTAGTTGTACCGTGTCTGATCTGGTGATGGGGAACGAGTACACCTTCCGTGTGTTCAGCGAGAACCTCTGTGGCATGAGTGATGACGCTGGCATCAGCAAAAACACAGCTGTCATCGCCAAAACAG GTCTTCAACAAAAACAGCAACCCTACAAGGAAAAAGATATGTGCAGCTCTCCTAAGTTCATCACACCTCTCATGGACAGGTCTGTTATCGCAGGTTACAGTGCTGCCATCAGCTGTGCTGTTCGTGGAGATCCGAAA CCAAAGATAATATGGATGAAAAATAAGATGATTATTGGCGAGGATCCAAAGTATCTCATGCAAAATAACCAGGGTGTGCTGACTTTAAACATCCGTAAACCAAGCTTGTTTGATGGAGGGAAGTATACATGCAAAGCCGTCAATGCCCTTGGAGAAGATGAAGTGGAGTGCAAGCTGGAGGTCCGAG
- the LOC113047034 gene encoding myosin-binding protein C, fast-type isoform X1: MPEPKKPGAKGAKVEAPPADKPSEELPEDEHVPGEEPQMSQISGLLVEKPQSVTAVKGKNVTFVAKVDSSQMLRKPTMKWLKGKWMDLGSKAGKHLQFKETYDRNTKIYTYEMTIVKVVDGDAGGYRCEVTSKDKCDSCTFEISVEAAEETQQTNILEAFKRSGDAGEDAGELDFSGLLKKRERKQKDEPEIDVDVWEILKNAKPCDYEKIAFEYGITDLRGMLKRLKKMKKVEPKKSDAFLKKLDPAYSVEKGKKIQLSVELADPNAQVKWLKNGQEIKPSAKYIFESVGGIRKLTINKCTLADDAAYECVVGEEKSFTEVFVQEPPVTITKMLDDVHVVVGEKVEFEVEVSDEGANVKWMKDGVELSRDGKYRFKKDGTKHWLIINEATTEDIGTYHVFTSGGESKGELEVEEKELEVLQSIADLTLKAAEQAVFKCEVSDEKVTGKWFKDGVEVIPSNRIKMTHIGRTHKLVIDDVKPEDAGDYTFVPDGYALSISAKLNFLEIKIDYVPRQEPPKIHLDTTGTFVNKNTIIVVAGNKLRFDVDITGDPPPSVCWRKGDTELSEAEGRVRVESRKNLSCFVIEGAERSDEGLYHITVTNPAGEDKADVMVKIVDVPDPPENVKCTGVGEDSASVQWDPPTFDGGVPVKGYLMERKKKGSSRWTKLNFDIYESTTYEAKKMIEGVLYEMRVFAVNGIGMSQPSASSKPFMPTAPTSEPTRLMVDDVTDGTCALKWLPPERIGAGGIDGYIIEYCVEGASEWVQANETPVEKNNYRVRGLPVGEKMLFRVTAVNIAGRSPPAVLAQAVTIREIVERPKIRLPRQLRTKYIKRVGEKVNLVIPFQGKPRPVVTWLKDGEPLDTKLVNIRTSDVDTILFIRQAAREHSGQYILSVRIENMEDKVTLEIQIVDKPGPPIAVTVTDVWGFNAALEWKPPKDNGNCEITGYTIQKADLKTKEWFTVLEHNRRPSCTVSDLVMGNEYTFRVFSENLCGMSDDAGISKNTAVIAKTGLQQKQQPYKEKDMCSSPKFITPLMDRSVIAGYSAAISCAVRGDPKPKIIWMKNKMIIGEDPKYLMQNNQGVLTLNIRKPSLFDGGKYTCKAVNALGEDEVECKLEVRVITEKEEAKK, translated from the exons GGAAAAATGTCACATTTGTGGCTAAGGTGGACTCCTCTCAGATGCTGAGGAAGCCTACCATGAAGTGGCTAAAGGGGAAATGGATGGATCTGGGCAGCAAGGCTGGAAAACACCTCCAATTCAAAGAAACCTATGATAGGAACACTAAG ATATACACCTATGAGATGACCATAGTTAAGGTTGTGGATGGAGATGCAGGAGGTTATCGTTGTGAGGTCACGTCCAAAGACAAGTGTGACAGCTGCACTTTTGAAATCTCCGTCGAAG CCGCTGAAGAGACGCAACAAACAAACATCTTGGAGGCGTTCAAACGATC GGGAGATGCGGGAGAGGATGCAGGTGAACTGGACTTCAGTGGTTTACTCAAGAAAAG AGAGAGGAAGCAGAAGGATGAGCCTGAGATAGATGTGGATGTGTGGGAGATCCTGAAAAATGCCAAGCCATGTGACTATGAGAAGATCGCCTTTGAGTATGGCATCACTGATCTCAGGGGCATGCTCAAAAGACTTAAGAAGATGAAGAAAGTGGAGCCCAAAAAGAGCGATG CTTTCCTAAAGAAGTTGGATCCTGCTTATTCTGTggagaaaggaaagaaaatacaGCTTAGTGTGGAGCTGGCTGACCCCAACGCTCAAGTCAAATGGCTGAAAAATGGACAGGAGATCAAACCTTCAGCCAA ATATATCTTTGAGAGTGTGGGTGGTATCCGTAAGCTCACTATTAACAAGTGCACCCTCGCTGATGATGCCGCGTATGAATGTGTGGTAGGAGAGGAGAAGAGTTTCACTGAGGTCTTTGTCCAAG AACCACCTGTCACCATCACTAAGATGTTGGATGACGTCCATGTGGTGGTTGGGGAGAAGGTGGAGTTTGAGGTTGAAGTGTCTGATGAGGGAGCCAATGTGAAATG GATGAAGGATGGAGTGGAACTGAGCCGAGATGGAAAGTATCGCTTTAAGAAAGATGGGACAAAGCACTGGCTCATCATCAATGAGGCAACCACAGAGGACATTGGGACATACCATGTATTCACTAGTGGAGGGGAGTCCAAGGGAGAACTGGAAGTGGAAG AGAAGGAACTGGAGGTTTTGCAGAGTATAGCTGATCTGACACTGAAGGCAGCAGAACAGGCTGTCTTTAAGTGTGAAGTGTCAGATGAGAAAGTGACTGGCAAGTGGTTTAAAGATGGGGTGGAGGTCATTCCCAGCAACCGCATCAAAATGACACACATTGGCAG GACTCACAAACTGGTGATAGATGATGTGAAGCCTGAAGATGCAGGAGATTACACCTTCGTACCAGATGGTTATGCTCTTTCTATTTCTGCCAAACTCAACTTCTTGG AGATCAAGATTGATTATGTTCCTCGTCAAG AACCACCAAAAATCCACCTGGACACGACTGGCACCTTTGTCAACAAAAACACCATTATCGTCGTTGCAGGAAACAAGCTCCGGTTTGACGTTGACATTACAGGGGATCCCCCTCCCAGTGTGTGCTGGAGAAAAGGAGATACA GAGCTCTCTGAAGCTGAAGGGCGCGTGAGAGTGGAGTCCAGGAAGAACCTGAGCTGCTTTGTGATTGAAGGGGCAGAGAGATCCGATGAGGGCCTCTATCATATCACTGTAACCAACCCAGCAGGAGAGGACAAGGCTGATGTCATGGTTAAGATTGTTG ATGTGCCCGATCCACCTGAGAATGTGAAATGCACTGGAGTGGGTGAGGACAGTGCTTCTGTCCAGTGGGATCCACCCACATTTGATGGGGGAGTTCCAGTGAAAG GCTACCTAAtggagaggaagaagaagggctCGTCCAGATGGACAAAGCTGAACTTTGACATTTATGAGTCCACAACATACGAGGCTAAGAAGATGATTGAGGGTGTGTTATATGAGATGAGGGTATTTGCTGTTAACGGGATTGGCATGTCCCAGCCAAGCGCCAGCTCCAAACCCTTCATGCCCACTG CACCAACTAGTGAACCCACACGCCTGATGGTAGACGATGTTACAGATGGTACCTGTGCTCTAAAATGGCTTCCCCCCGAGAGAATTGGAGCCGGTGGCATCGATGGGTATATCATTGAATATTGCGTTGAGGGAG CCAGTGAGTGGGTGCAGGCCAACGAGACCCCTGTTGAGAAGAATAATTACAGGGTCAGAGGTCTGCCCGTTGGAGAGAAGATGCTGTTCAGGGTGACAGCTGTGAACATCGCTGGTCGTAGTCCTCCGGCTGTGTTGGCGCAAGCTGTTACCATTCGGGAGATTGTTG AGCGACCCAAAATCCGCCTCCCTCGGCAGCTTAGGACTAAGTACATCAAACGAGTGGGTGAGAAGGTCAACCTTGTCATTCCCTTCCAG GGCAAACCGCGTCCGGTAGTGACCTGGCTCAAAGATGGTGAACCTCTAGACACCAAGCTGGTGAATATCCGCACAAGTGATGTGGACACTATCCTGTTCATCAGGCAGGCGGCCAGAGAGCACTCTGGCCAGTACATCCTTTCCGTGCGGATTGAGAACATGGAGGACAAAGTCACTCTCGAGATCCAGATTGTAG ACAAGCCTGGGCCTCCAATTGCTGTCACTGTAACTGATGTTTGGGGCTTCAATGCTGCGTTGGAGTGGAAGCCTCCAAAAGATAATGGCAACTGTGAGATCACTGGCTATACCATCCAAAAGGCTGACTTGAAAACCAAG GAGTGGTTCACGGTTCTTGAACACAATCGCAGACCTAGTTGTACCGTGTCTGATCTGGTGATGGGGAACGAGTACACCTTCCGTGTGTTCAGCGAGAACCTCTGTGGCATGAGTGATGACGCTGGCATCAGCAAAAACACAGCTGTCATCGCCAAAACAG GTCTTCAACAAAAACAGCAACCCTACAAGGAAAAAGATATGTGCAGCTCTCCTAAGTTCATCACACCTCTCATGGACAGGTCTGTTATCGCAGGTTACAGTGCTGCCATCAGCTGTGCTGTTCGTGGAGATCCGAAA CCAAAGATAATATGGATGAAAAATAAGATGATTATTGGCGAGGATCCAAAGTATCTCATGCAAAATAACCAGGGTGTGCTGACTTTAAACATCCGTAAACCAAGCTTGTTTGATGGAGGGAAGTATACATGCAAAGCCGTCAATGCCCTTGGAGAAGATGAAGTGGAGTGCAAGCTGGAGGTCCGAG